Proteins co-encoded in one Natronorubrum daqingense genomic window:
- a CDS encoding TIGR03560 family F420-dependent LLM class oxidoreductase: protein MTGLSEVGIILPQYGSEVETVRQTALEAERLAYDAVWLEDHLQSWIGDPRRDTHECWTTLSAIAEATDRIRLGTLVTSQSYRHPALLAKMATTVDHLSDGRLELGLGAGWYEDEYDRFGYEFRTPPADRIRRLAETIEILQGLWTNETYTHTGNHLDVDLEEAICEPKPVQDPHPPIWIGGGGEQFTLRYAAELADGWNYGTLTPSGFADKLEVLRDHCADDARFEEIRTSAELFVFVAETADAAEDKRERFKSEFLPDGPTTPREHFLAGYLESAPTGTPDDVARRLEEYAAVGIETAMLVIPDAADPDDESLSLLAEVLRE, encoded by the coding sequence ATGACGGGACTGTCGGAAGTGGGTATCATCCTACCGCAGTACGGAAGCGAGGTCGAGACGGTTCGCCAGACGGCACTCGAGGCCGAGCGACTCGCGTACGACGCGGTCTGGCTCGAGGATCACTTGCAGTCGTGGATCGGCGACCCGCGGCGGGATACCCACGAGTGCTGGACGACGCTCAGTGCAATCGCCGAGGCGACCGACCGAATTCGCCTCGGGACCTTGGTGACGAGCCAATCGTACCGTCACCCGGCGCTGCTGGCGAAGATGGCGACGACGGTCGATCACCTCAGCGACGGTCGACTCGAGCTCGGACTCGGTGCCGGCTGGTACGAGGACGAGTACGACCGGTTCGGCTACGAGTTTCGGACGCCGCCGGCCGACCGAATCCGCCGGCTCGCCGAAACGATCGAGATCCTTCAGGGGCTCTGGACGAACGAGACGTACACGCACACGGGGAACCACCTCGACGTCGACCTCGAGGAGGCCATCTGCGAACCGAAACCGGTGCAAGACCCCCACCCGCCGATCTGGATCGGCGGCGGCGGTGAGCAGTTCACCCTCCGGTACGCCGCCGAACTGGCCGACGGCTGGAATTACGGCACGCTAACGCCGTCGGGCTTTGCCGACAAACTCGAGGTACTGCGGGATCACTGCGCGGACGACGCGCGATTCGAGGAGATCCGAACCTCCGCCGAACTGTTCGTGTTCGTCGCCGAGACCGCAGACGCCGCCGAAGACAAACGCGAGCGGTTCAAGAGCGAATTCCTCCCCGATGGCCCGACGACCCCTCGAGAGCACTTCCTCGCGGGCTACCTCGAGTCGGCACCGACCGGGACGCCGGACGACGTAGCGAGGCGACTCGAGGAGTACGCTGCCGTCGGTATCGAGACGGCCATGCTCGTGATTCCGGACGCGGCCGATCCGGACGACGAGAGTCTCTCGCTGTTGGCCGAGGTGCTTCGAGAGTAA
- the thiD gene encoding bifunctional hydroxymethylpyrimidine kinase/phosphomethylpyrimidine kinase, with protein MRTSAPDSRPVALTIAGSDSGGGAGIQADLATMAAHGVFGTSAITAVTAQHTRGVDSSFTLPRDEVVAQLEAVTTDFAVGAAKTGMLATTEIVQTVADHAESFDFPLVVDPVMVATSGDRLLEPEAERAYEALLGEATVATPNADEAEVLTGIEVTDEERAREAGEEILETGVDAALVKGGHVPGDRIRDVLVTGEGVRTFEHPRVDTEATHGSGCTLAASIASRLARGDSLEAAVEGATAFLERAVRYHSDVGGGPGAVNHLVDLRNEAAREPTAEAVQGVVDRFVERDVSPLVPEVGMNVVGATPSAETVEETAAVEGRIARTLSGVQPNRGVRFGASSHVARFLLSAREFFPELRFAVNCRFGPDVDDALEALEWSIAGYDRADEPAAGKSEEGHTMGWGARQAFGGREEPPVAVIDRGDVGKEAMAKLVASDPETLVDRVIELTAEVGQR; from the coding sequence ATGAGAACGTCCGCACCCGACTCCCGCCCCGTCGCGCTGACGATCGCCGGTAGCGACTCCGGCGGCGGAGCCGGCATTCAAGCCGATCTCGCGACGATGGCGGCCCACGGCGTCTTCGGAACCTCGGCGATCACCGCCGTCACGGCCCAGCACACCCGCGGCGTCGACTCCTCGTTCACGCTCCCCCGCGACGAAGTCGTCGCCCAACTCGAGGCCGTCACGACGGACTTCGCGGTCGGCGCGGCGAAGACGGGGATGCTCGCGACGACCGAAATCGTTCAGACGGTCGCCGACCACGCCGAGTCGTTCGACTTTCCGCTCGTGGTCGATCCGGTGATGGTCGCCACCTCGGGGGATCGGTTGCTCGAGCCCGAAGCCGAACGGGCGTACGAAGCGCTGTTAGGGGAAGCGACGGTCGCGACGCCGAACGCGGACGAGGCCGAAGTGCTGACGGGGATCGAAGTGACGGACGAAGAGCGCGCACGCGAAGCCGGCGAGGAAATCCTCGAGACCGGCGTCGACGCGGCGCTCGTCAAAGGAGGGCACGTTCCCGGCGACCGAATTCGGGACGTGCTCGTCACGGGCGAGGGCGTTCGGACGTTCGAACACCCGCGGGTCGACACCGAGGCGACCCACGGCTCTGGCTGTACGCTCGCCGCGTCGATCGCGTCCCGTCTCGCCAGGGGTGACTCGCTCGAGGCGGCGGTCGAGGGCGCGACGGCGTTCCTCGAGCGCGCCGTGCGCTACCACTCCGACGTCGGGGGCGGTCCCGGCGCGGTCAACCACCTCGTCGACCTGCGAAATGAGGCCGCCCGGGAGCCGACTGCCGAAGCGGTGCAGGGCGTCGTCGATCGGTTCGTCGAACGCGACGTGTCCCCGCTCGTGCCTGAGGTCGGGATGAACGTGGTCGGGGCAACGCCCTCCGCCGAAACGGTCGAGGAGACGGCGGCCGTCGAGGGACGAATCGCGCGCACGCTCTCGGGCGTCCAACCGAACCGCGGTGTTCGCTTCGGTGCCTCGAGTCACGTTGCCCGGTTCCTGCTCTCGGCCCGGGAATTCTTCCCCGAACTCCGATTCGCCGTCAACTGCCGGTTCGGTCCGGACGTCGACGACGCGCTCGAGGCCCTCGAGTGGTCGATCGCTGGGTACGATCGAGCGGACGAGCCAGCAGCGGGGAAGAGCGAGGAGGGGCACACGATGGGCTGGGGTGCCCGGCAGGCGTTCGGCGGACGCGAGGAACCCCCGGTAGCCGTGATCGACCGCGGCGACGTCGGCAAGGAGGCGATGGCGAAACTGGTCGCGAGCGACCCGGAGACGCTTGTCGACCGCGTGATCGAACTCACGGCGGAGGTGGGACAGCGATGA